From the genome of Streptomyces sp. NBC_00523:
CTACGCCACCCGGCTCTGGCTCCTCGCCTTCCGGGGCCGGGGCGCCGAGGCCCCCGACCACGGCAGGCAGCCCGCCGCCATGACCGCCGTCCTGTGGGTCCTGGCCGTCCCGACCATCGCCCTCGGGCTGAGCGTCGGCGTCATCGGCGACTGGTTCGACGGCCACCGCCTCGTCCCCTCGCTGACCACCGCGGTCCTGTCCACCGGCGTCGGCCTCGTCGGCGGCCTGGTCACCTACGCGGCCTGGCGCCACACCACCGCGCTCGCCGCCCGCGTCCCCATGGGCTCGGTCGTCGCCCACCCGGACGCGGAACCGGCCCTCGTGGAGATCGAGGCGATCGAGGCCCGCACCGCCGCCTACGGCCCGGCCGGGGACGCCCCCGACCCCGCCGACCCCGGACGCCTGCTGCTCGGCCCGCTCCACCGCCACGCGGCCACCGGCTTCCACCTCGACGCCCTGTACGTGGCGCTGTTCGTCCGCCCCGTCCAGGCCGCCGCCCGCCTCGTCCGCTTCCTGGACCGCGAGGTCGTGGAGACCTACGTACGCGGCTCCGCCACCGGCGCACGCTGGCTCGGCACGGCCGTCCGCCGCGCCCAGACCGGCAACGTGCAGACCTACCTCAGCGCACTGCTGGCCGGTTCCCTGGTCCTGGCGGTCGCCGCCGTCGTCTTCGCCAACGTCAACGCGGGGTCCTGAGCCGTGATCGATATCAGCGCATCCGTGATGCAGTTCCTTCTGGCGTTCGTCGTCGTCGGCCCGCTCATCGGCGCCGTCGCCGCCCTGCTCCCCGCCCCGCCCGGGCTGAAGGGCCGCAGCCCCGACCAGGCCGTGCTCCGCCACGGCGTGACCGTCACCGGCGTCATCCTCCTGGCGACCCTGGTGCTGGCCGCCGGCTTCGACCACGACCACCCGTCGAAGATGCAGGCCACCACCGACATCAGCTGGATCCCGGCGCTCGACGTGCGCATCCACCTCGGCATCGACGGCATCTCGCTCCCCCTGCTCGTCCTGACCGCGCTGCTGACCTTCCTCTGCGCGCTCTACAGCTACTTCAAGCTGCCCGAAGGCCCCTCCCCGAAGGCGTTCGTCGCGCTGGTCCTCCTCCTGGAGTCCGGCACCCTCGCCACCTTCGCCGTCCTCGACCTGATCCTGTTCTTCCTGGCGTTCGAGATGGTGCTCATCCCGATGTACTTCCTGATCGCCCGATGGGGCGGTGCGGGGAGGCAGGCGGCCGCCTGGAAGTTCATCCTCTACACACTGCTCGGCTCGGTCGTCATGCTGCTGGGCCTGCTCCTCATCGGACTGAAGAGCGGCACCTTCGACACGGTGGCACTCGCCACTGACAACGGTCGCGGGCTCACCTCGTCCGTGCAGGTCACCGCCGTTCTGGCGATCGGGATCGGGCTCGCCGTGAAGACCCCGATGTGGCCGCTCCACAGCTGGCTGCCCGACGCCCACACCGCCGCCCCGACCGTCGGCTCCGTGCTCCTCGCGGGCGTCCTGCTGAAGATGGGCACGTACGGCTTCGTCCGCATCCTGCTCCCGGTCGCCCCCGACGGGATGCACACCTTCGCCCCGTACCTCGCGGCCTTCGCCGTCGCCGGGATCGTCTACGGATCGCTCGCCTGCCTGGCCCTCGCCCGGCCCGGCGCCAAGGGCGACCTGAAGCGGCTCATCGCGTACTCCTCCGTCGGCCACATGGGCTTCGTGCTCCTCGGCATCGCGAGCATGACCCCCACCGGCGTCAACGGCGCGCTCTTCGCCAACATCGCCCACGGGCTCATCACCGGCCTGCTGTTCTTCCTGGTCGGCGCCGTCAAGGACCGGTACGGCACCGCCGACCTGGACACCCTCGCCGGAGCCACCGGCGCCGCGCTCTACGGCCGCGCGCCCCGCCTCGGCGGCCTCCTCGCGTTCGCCGCGGTCGCCTCCCTCGGGCTGCCGGGACTCGCCGGGTTCTGGGGCGAGATGCTGGCCCTGTTCGGCGCGTTCGACCCGGCCGAGGGGCTGAGCCGGCCCGCCTTCCTGACGTTCATGTCGATCGCCGCCTTCGGCACCCTGCTCACCGCCGCGTACCTGCTGATCGTGGTCCGCCGCGTCTGCATGGGCGCCCAGCGCGACGAACCGCGGCCGATCGCCGACGTCCAGAGCTACGAATTCGCCGCCTGGACCCCCCTCGCGGCCCTCACCGTCCTCGCCGGCCTGTGGCCCGCCGTCCTCCTCGGCCTCACCGACCCGGCCGTGCAGAAGCTCCTCGCAGGAGGCAAGTCGTGACCACAGCGGCCGAGAGCGCCACCAGCCTCGTCCAGTCCGTCGACTGGCTCGCCATCGCGCCCCCGCTCACCGCCGCGGCCGTCGCCCTCGTCGTCCTGGTCGCCGACCTCTTCGTCACCGAGGCCCGCAAACCGCTCCTCGGCTACGGGGCCGTCGCCGGGCTCGTCGTCTCGCTCGCCCTGATCATCCCGCTCCACGAAGGCGACCGCTCGACCTTCTGCCTCACCAGCGGCAGCCACGCCTGCAGCTACACCGCCGACCACTTCACCCTGGTCATCCAGGCCCTCGTGCTCGGCGGCGCGCTGCTCACCGCGCTGCTCTCCCTCGGCGACACCCGTAAGCTCCCGGCGGGCGAGTTCTGGTTCCTGCTGCTCTCGTCGGCCGCCGGCGCCGCGCTGCTGCCCGCTTCGCGGGACCTCGCCACGCTGGTCATCGCCCTCGAAGTCGCCTCGCTGCCCGCGTTCGCCCTCGTCGGCATCAAGCGCGGCGACCGGCGCTCCTCCGAGGCCGCGCTGAAGTTCTTCCTGTCCTCCGTGACCGCCACCGCCGTGATGCTCCTCGGCGTCAGCTTCGTGTACGCGGCCACCGGCACGCTCCACCTCACGGACCTGGCCGGGCGCCTCGGCCGCGTCGACCCCCAGCTCTCCACCCTCGCCGGGGCGGGCGTCGCGCTGACCCTGGTCGGCTTCGCCTTCAAGACGGCCGCCGCGCCCTTCCACTTCTGGGTGCCCGACACCTACGTCGGCGCCCCGCTGCCCATCGCCGCCTACCTCTCGGTCGTCGGCAAGGCGGTCGGCTTCACCGGCCTCATCCTCGTCACCGTGATCGCCTTCCCGGCGTACGCGGACGTGTGGGGCCCCGCCCTCGCGGTCCTCGCCGCGCTCACGATGACCGTCGGCAACGTCGCCGCGCTGCGCCAGAGCGCTTCCCGCGCGCGCAGCGCCGTACGCCTGCTCGCCTGGTCCTCCGTCGCCCAGGCCGGGTACCTGCTGGTCCCGATCGCCTCCGCCGCGTACGCCGGGGAGCGCAGGATCGGCTCCACCGTGGCGTACGCCCTGATGTACGCCGTCGTGAACCTCGGCGCGTTCGCGGTGGCCGCCCTGGTCGCCCGTACCCGCCCCGGCAACCGTCTGGACGACTACCGCGGCCTGTACGCCACCCGGCCCCTGGCCGCCCTCGCGCTGGCGTTCTTCCTGCTCTGCCTGGCCGGGCTGCCGCCGGGGATCATCGGGCTCTTCGCCAAGGTCACGGTGTTCTCCGCCGCCGTCGACGCGGGCCTGGGCTGGCTCGCCGTCGTGATGGCCGTCAACGTCGTCGTCGCCCTGTACTACTACCTCCAGTGGACGGCCGCCCTGTTCCGCGCGCCCGCCGACGGGGAAGAGGCCGCGCCCGCCGTACGGCACCGTGTCCCGGCGTCCCTGACCGCGGCGATCGTCCTCACCGCGGCCGCCGGAGTCGTCCTGTCGGGCGCTCCGCAGACCGTGCTGAGATTCGCCACCGTCAATCTCTTCTGATTCCGATCGCCTGTTCGAAAGGTGACAAGATCGGCTTGCTCCGGGCCGCCCGCGCAGGGCAAGGTCGGTGCCTTGGAACGCGTACGACGTTCTCATCACCACAAGGAGCCAGAGCAGTGCTGAGCGGGTTCAAGGACTTCATCCTGCGCGGGAACGTCATCTCCATGGCGGTCGGTCTCGCCGTCGGAGCCGCGTTCACCGCGGTCGTCACCGGGTTCAGCAACGGCTTCATCGTGCCGCTGATCGGCATCATCACGCGCGGCACCGGCGACTTCAGCAACGCGCACTTCACGGTCGACGGCGTGAAGTTCCCGTACGGCCTGTTCATCGCCGCGGCCATCGCCTTCCTCATCACCGCCGCCGTCCTCTACTTCGGCGTCGTCATGCCGATGGCCAAGGTCCAGGACCGCTTCAACGCCAAGAAGGCCGACGAGCCGGTCGACATCAAGGCCGCCCTGCGCGACTGCCCCCGCTGCTACACGGAGATCCCGGCCATCGCCTCCCGCTGCGCCCACTGCACCAGCGAGGTCGAGCCCGACCCCGAGGCCGTGGAACTCGCGAAGCTCCCCGCCCAGCGCTGAGAGCGCCGGACACCTCCACCCGGACGGCCCAGAGCCCGGACCCACGCGTACAGCGGGGCCGGCCTGGGCCGTCGGGCCGTCCGGACCAGGGAACTCGCTCCCGCCGCCTGGCGTTGACCAGTACGGGAGGCTCCACTGAGCGGTGGGGCCCCACCCGCCAAGGGCTCCCCTGCTGCACGATTTGGAGGGCGTACCGTGCACCGCCGGCACAACGGGCTGAGAACCGCCGTACTCCTCGGGGGCCTGTCCGCACTCATCATCGTCATCGGCAGCTTCTTCGGCCGTACGGGCCTGATCGTCGCCCTCGTGGTGGCGGTCGGCACCAACGCGTACGCGTACTGGAACAGCGACAAGCTGGCGCTGCGGGCCATGCGCGCCCGCCCCGTGAGCGAATTCGAGGCGCCCCAGCTCTACCGCATGGTCCGCGAGCTCTCCACCTCGGCGCGCCAGCCCATGCCCCGGCTCTACATCTCCCCGACCCAGGCCCCCAACGCCTTCGCGACCGGCCGCAATCCGCGCAACGCGGCGGTCTGCTGCACCGAGGGCATCCTGAGCCTCCT
Proteins encoded in this window:
- a CDS encoding complex I subunit 4 family protein; protein product: MQFLLAFVVVGPLIGAVAALLPAPPGLKGRSPDQAVLRHGVTVTGVILLATLVLAAGFDHDHPSKMQATTDISWIPALDVRIHLGIDGISLPLLVLTALLTFLCALYSYFKLPEGPSPKAFVALVLLLESGTLATFAVLDLILFFLAFEMVLIPMYFLIARWGGAGRQAAAWKFILYTLLGSVVMLLGLLLIGLKSGTFDTVALATDNGRGLTSSVQVTAVLAIGIGLAVKTPMWPLHSWLPDAHTAAPTVGSVLLAGVLLKMGTYGFVRILLPVAPDGMHTFAPYLAAFAVAGIVYGSLACLALARPGAKGDLKRLIAYSSVGHMGFVLLGIASMTPTGVNGALFANIAHGLITGLLFFLVGAVKDRYGTADLDTLAGATGAALYGRAPRLGGLLAFAAVASLGLPGLAGFWGEMLALFGAFDPAEGLSRPAFLTFMSIAAFGTLLTAAYLLIVVRRVCMGAQRDEPRPIADVQSYEFAAWTPLAALTVLAGLWPAVLLGLTDPAVQKLLAGGKS
- a CDS encoding NADH-quinone oxidoreductase subunit N codes for the protein MTTAAESATSLVQSVDWLAIAPPLTAAAVALVVLVADLFVTEARKPLLGYGAVAGLVVSLALIIPLHEGDRSTFCLTSGSHACSYTADHFTLVIQALVLGGALLTALLSLGDTRKLPAGEFWFLLLSSAAGAALLPASRDLATLVIALEVASLPAFALVGIKRGDRRSSEAALKFFLSSVTATAVMLLGVSFVYAATGTLHLTDLAGRLGRVDPQLSTLAGAGVALTLVGFAFKTAAAPFHFWVPDTYVGAPLPIAAYLSVVGKAVGFTGLILVTVIAFPAYADVWGPALAVLAALTMTVGNVAALRQSASRARSAVRLLAWSSVAQAGYLLVPIASAAYAGERRIGSTVAYALMYAVVNLGAFAVAALVARTRPGNRLDDYRGLYATRPLAALALAFFLLCLAGLPPGIIGLFAKVTVFSAAVDAGLGWLAVVMAVNVVVALYYYLQWTAALFRAPADGEEAAPAVRHRVPASLTAAIVLTAAAGVVLSGAPQTVLRFATVNLF
- the mscL gene encoding large conductance mechanosensitive channel protein MscL, which encodes MLSGFKDFILRGNVISMAVGLAVGAAFTAVVTGFSNGFIVPLIGIITRGTGDFSNAHFTVDGVKFPYGLFIAAAIAFLITAAVLYFGVVMPMAKVQDRFNAKKADEPVDIKAALRDCPRCYTEIPAIASRCAHCTSEVEPDPEAVELAKLPAQR